In Fusarium fujikuroi IMI 58289 draft genome, chromosome FFUJ_chr02, the genomic stretch TTGAGACACATGTGCAGCTGGTTGGCTGTGTCCATTGACCTTCTTCATGAGTAACGTACATACTGTACAGTAGGAGGGAGCTGGCATGTGTCTTGCATTGTTTGTCTTCTCTTGAAATAGAGTTTGCGTGCTAGTATTAGTATTCTGCTCGCTGTCTGTTGTTGTAATCCAATGAGACGATGCCTGACTGACCGAGGCCAAGCAAGCATCCAATGTACATACTATGTCGTGCTCAAGAAAGAGGCGGTCTGAAGGGATTGCGATTGCCTCCCTACACATAGCACTTTCATGACACCCTAGTTAGTACTTGGCGACTGTCATGGCATGAACTGTGTGGGAGCGAGTCAATTGTTTGGTCGATTCATGCCTTGGATTGTAGCTATACGCCTTCTGACGAGAGTAATGGAGTACTAAGTCTTCAGATCGTCTAGTTACTATGTAAGTTAGTCTGAAGGATACACCTATTCTCTGAAGTTCATAGGTGACTAAAACATTAGATCAGTTGTCGGAATCCTCGTATAATGCCTGAATACTTGATAATAGGCTGTCAATATGATGGGGTGGTTTTACCCGCGACTGACGGTTATCAGAACTTACTTCCGGCTGGGGTAGGCTTCCAAGACTTGGTTCAGTCTGTCACATCCAGGGGTAGGGATGAAGTAGTGGAACCCCAAGCGCATGGCATCTCGTCATTTCTGCACCTTGTGGCTAACCCTTAGAATAGACGTGCAGCAAGATAGCTACCGTCGGCGTAGGCCAATCAGTTGTGCAACTCTCTTGTTGCTTGTAAGTAAGTAACTTAGTGGCTATCCCGAACAACGGAATATTTCGCCTTAACAGAAAGTCAATGCGTCAGAAATTGAGCACGCACACGGACGGACGGTGTCGGCACTTGGTTAAGCTGTTGGGTTTGGATCAAGCTGAACTTTGCGGCAAGGAATGGAGCGAGCTGCATTCTAGAAAACTTCTCAACTTCCGAATGGGCCAGATAACCCTGGGATGACCCAGTCTTGGCTGTTGAAGCAAGCTTTAGCCTGGTTTTAGGCGATAGGAAAGACGTGCAGATTGTCTTCGTGTGTTGGCTGCTGAAAATTTTCATGTTATGATGAAGCTGCTGGCATTCAGAACATGTACCAAGCCTACCATTATTGGCTTTTGCCCATATAACACTCCCAAGCCATGGATGTGTCCACCGGTAGGAGACACCATAGCCACACCTGGAGATCATCATTCATTCTCGCCCCCATCGGGAGAGAACAGATCGCCGTGGCGTGGTGAAGACAACTGAGAACATGGCGGAAGCAGTCCCACCCCATCCCCGCCAGACGGAGGGAGGGAGGACTGGACCGTacttacatacatacatacatatggGGTCCGGGGTTTGGCCCTCTGATCCCTGCCAACTATAGATTTACTGTCGACATCGtgttgcttcttctgtgGTTGATCCTTGGCCCTTGGAACCCTTGATAAGGCACGACAGGACAAGACCGACAAGTGGAGGCGATAAGCGGCTATGTATGCATAAATCTTGACTGATAACAGCCTAAGGCTAAATTGTTTCCCGTGTAATAATATTCTTCAGTTCAGTTAGAGCAAAACATTGGTTGTTCCAGCGAGAAATCAACCCCGAGACACTGTTATGGACAGCACAAGATGTTTCCTCCCATGCAAGGTATTAAGAGAGGACTGAGGACTGGAAGGTTGGTTCTTGGTTAAAGTTCTGCCCTTCGTCTGGAACTTGGAGGGGATGGATATCCCCCGATTGGTGCGATACACGGCTGGCAAGGTTAGTAGGTTAGTAGGCAAATGCGGAAACACTTGAATACATACTGGTACTAGAGGAGATTGCTATCGAAAAGGAAAGGCTCAGTTGAGACAAGAGAACCTCTGTGGCCACCTTTGCACCGAACAATGCGGACACCTTATCTGGTAACTATGctctcttttctcatcaGTCTTGTTCAGCTGGACCTACGAGCATTGCAGAAGCAAGCATGCCTCcgctggccttgatcttctcgcaGCAAGCCATCCTTGGCCACCACCAACTCTTGAGACAAATTGATCACTTCTCAAATTCACTTCATGTCCCAGAAGGACGACGTAGGTAGTCAGCGGGGGATATGACTCGGCCCGTTGTCTAAGGCAGCCCTGCAGTATGAGACTCAACATGGCGTATCCATTGGCTGGTGGCTAACGACGGTTGGAAAACCCGTTGACGACAGCTCTCGAGAGCTGGAACTGTCGAAATGGTGATGTTCCTTTTGTCCATCCATGGATGCCAATGAGACCGCTATTTGCACGGTCACTCAAGCTTGACCAGCCTTTCTCACACTGGGTTCCTCCCTCTGTTTCAAGTCGATATCAAGCAATGCCTTGCCTTTAAATGCAGTTGTTGACGTTCCAGACACGTGCGCCAATGACACTCTGTAGCTGTCATGGATGTCTTCCACAATCTCGCTCACCGCGATCTCGGGCTGATTAGGGACCTCACCACGACGCTGCTTGTGCATGGCTACAGTAGGACAAACATGGTCCCCGGTACACCTGGCCGTCTTCCGCCGCGGCGGAGGCATGCAACAGTATCTACGGCACACGTTCGTCACAACTGATGATCTTGTTTCCTTTTTATAGCGGGCGCCAGTAGTGGCCAGCATTGTCAAAACCCTCAGCACTCGTGTAAGCCGTGATCACGACAAGAGTCATTTTCTTCTGGGCCCCAGCACGCCTTGTAGCCCTCCTCTGTCAGCTCCTGGACACCTTTCACCAAACCAACTACTAAGCTAGGTACTACAATGTCCCTGTTCACGATTTTCCAGGACGACCCAGCAGGTAGACGCCGCTATTAGACCCTTGATAGCGCGCCCCGCGAACAAGCATTAGGGCCCTCAGTGACGCCCCATCTGTGCATGTAGGACGCCCGCCTGTTACAGGCTCGTCCGCCATACATGCACCAATTCTGCTTGGTGGTCCGGCCTCGGCCCAGGCACATGGCGACCATCTTGCTCTCTTGAGCATCAGGGGCTGTCGTTCTGCCGATACGCCATTGCCATCGTGCTAAGTCCTGCAGCTAGTAGTTTGCTATATGACAACACCTAACCTAACGGAAAGCTCCTCGTTTCCATTCCCACCGATAGCTTGTTGCTTCCTGACTGGGCCTTCTCCCTCCCAATTCAAGCGCCTCAAGACGTTGCTCCACCTTGGCACTGAgcattttgatgatgagcgCACGCCCTTGCTTCTGATTGCTCTCGATCCGGACTCCTCTGGCGAATTGCTCCGGAGGTTACTGGCGAGGAGTGTTATCTACTTAAGGGGTGGGAACCCGTCTTCCTTTGGCTCATTCTTCCTCGATCCAACGATACATAGCCCGTGTGAGCCTTTTGACCTGCCCAAACCGGCTCAAGCACTCGTGTCAAACAGCTCGAGGATATCAAGTCTTATATACTTCCATCTCTTACACAAATCCAccacctacctaaggtaggcaCTTGGCACTTGGAGCGCCTCCACGAGCTATCCTAGGCCCTTACCCCCACGCGCTGGCCGTCTCCCACGTTTCCATCTCTCTCCACCAGCCAATCCCCTTTGCTGTATTTGCCCCAAACGGCAACTGATCAAGCCATCGCCCGACCTCAAGTCTCCATTCTCACCAACATCCCACCTTTATCCCACGCTTCAAGCGTTGTTGTTGACAGATATGGCCCCAGTTGCTACGGGAGAGATCGTACCAACGCATCTACCCGCTGGTCCATCGAAGCCATTGAGCATCGGTGCCTCTGTCTTGCATGGTCCCCGCGATCTGCGACTGGTAAGCCGACCCTGACAGCCTCTATGGCTGCTGTCGTTTCAGCCCTAGCCGAACACTTGGCTGACTGACCCCGTTGCAGGAAACAAGGACCATTGAGGCTCCGGCCGCAGGCGAGCTTCAAATCGCTATCAAGGCGACTGGCATTTGTGGTTCAGATGTCTCCTACTACAAGAAGTTTGCCAATGGCGATCTCTGTGCCTGCCACCCACTGTCACTAGGCCATGAATCGTCCGGGGAAGTTGTTGCTATTGGTCCTCAAGTGAGCGGCTTCAAGCTGGGCGACCGAGTTGCTCTTGAGGTTGGTGTTGCTTGTGGAAACTGCGGCATCTGCCGTAAAGGTCGTTATAACCTGTGCAAAAAGTTGCGTTTCAGAAGCAGTGCCAAAACCTACCCTCACTACCAAGGCACGTTGCAAGAGAGGATTAATCATCCCGCTGTCTGGTGCCACAAGTAAGCTTAACTCGGTATTCCTGACAGCCCCGGTTACTGACCCGAATACAGGTTGCCCGACAACGTCTCGTTCGAGGCCGCCGCCCTCCTCGAGCCGCTGTCTGTAGCTATCCATGCGGTGAACCGTGCCAGGCCGGAGCCGGGCTCCACTGCCCTTGTTATTGGTGCCGGCACCGTTGGCCTTTTGACTGCCGCAATGGCTCGTCAATCGGGCTGCACATCGGTTACAATCACCGATATCGATGCTGGGCGTGTCAACTATGCCATAAGCCGTGGATTCGCAACCCATGGCTTTGTTACCCCCCTGTCCCGTTTGAACTCTTCAAACTATTCTTCTGGAATCTCTACGCCCGAGACTGGTATCATTACTCCTGCCAGCACCTTTTCAACCGCAAGCCGCTTCGATGGAGCCAAATCATTGGCGGCGGATATCCTTGCTTCGTCAAACCCTGCTGGTGCCTTCATGCttgaggaggacgaggatggcgTGGATGTCACATTCGAGTGCACTGGAAAGGAGATATGCATGCACACGAGCTTATATGCCACCAAAGCTGGCGGCAAAGTAATCATGGTGGGCATGGGAACTCCGATCCAgactctccctctctccgTGGCTCACCTCCGCGAGATTGACATCCTGGGCGTATTCCGGTATTCCAACACATATCCCACCGGTATTCGACTTTTGTGTTCGCAAGCTGCGAACCCCTCTGGCTGCAGCCTACCCTCGTTGGACGACATGGTCACCCACCGTTTCAAGGGCCTGGATCAAGCACAACGTGCATTTGAGCTAGCAACACGCACCAGTGACGACGAGGGCAAACTTGTCCTGAAGATTGTTATCGAGGCATAGGATCTTTCTCAAGATTGCCTTTTTACGACTTATGAATGATAGACAAAAAAGATATCCAAAAAGCTACGTATTCCAGTGGCGTATTTCACAGGGGATGTGTAAATAGGTTCTCAGTTGTGAAGATACCAGCTACTATGCTGGTAGCTTGGAGGTAAGGTTGGGTTTGATTGGAGAGATGCCAAGTATGATGTGAAGTGGCTTAATGGGCTGGAAGAAATGGGTTGGCAAGGAGTTCGTCCTAACAGACATAGTCCACGATATTAACATGACCACTTGACCCCATCTTGACTTGACACATGAAGCCGGGATATCTCCACAAACAACTAGACTCGTGAACATGATATGGCTAACTAGTCTACGATTTAATTCATGTCTAAAACACGATTTGAAGTTGTAATCTACCTCAAACACCAAACGCCCGGCTGAATGCAACTAAGTCGTTTCTGTCGTACGCGCCACCGTGCCTTCACGCGTATATCTAGCAATCTCAGATCAGGAGATCGCCAGCTCCACGAATGTTATAAGCCGCTGGGTCAATGACAAAATCCTGTCCGGGGCCAGGAGGAGCACCACGACGGTGCGACGCCTTTGCGTTTTCGACAACATAGAACTTCTTGCCAACGTCACGGGCCTGGCCGACGCTCTGGACAATGCCGTTGAGGAGTGTCACCAGGTTGACATCATTTGCCTCGTGGAGCATCTCGCGCTCAAATGCGGCCCTGTCCGAGGGAATGACGAGGTCCAGGCGGCTGACGAGGGCTTGGATCTGGCGAAGCACTGTCGCTGATGGAGTGGTATAGTCGGCGTCCATGCTACTGGAATCGGTTGTGTTCCCGTTGATGTACGAGGGAGGAAGACGCTCTAGGTAGGTGGTGAGAAGGAGTATTCGGGACTGGAGCATCTTGATAGCGTTGGCCTTTGCTGTGAGGGCAGCAATtgtttcatcttcttccggCGTCAgagcaacctcatcatcctgcGCAGTCGCCTTGTTGTGATCTTCGTCATGGCTCTCCACTAGTCGGCGTTTGCCCTTGCCATTTGACTCGATGGACAAAGAGGGCTTGTCTTCCTTTTGTGGAGCGGCAGCAGCGTTTCCTCCTGAAGCAGCAACGTAGTTCATGCTGATCATCTCTGTTTCGTCGGTCTCAACCGAGTAGGGAAGCTCTCggaacttgagcttgagagcgGGCTCCCCgtcatccatcttcttgtcctctCCATCGTTATCCGCCTTTGGGTCGTCGACTTCATAATTGCTCTCGTAAATAGTGAGTGGAAGTCTGCCACCGACGGAGTGATCAAGGGCCTGTTCCGGGTGGAACCCGAGGAGTATGGCTGACTCGTTCCAACCTTCGAGAATCTGATTGTGGATTGGTAGGATAGTCGGGGTCGGACCtgaagaaggcagaagaGTGTACCACCCAACGAGGTCGAGGTGTCTATCTTTGTGGACAGTGATCACTAGTACATATTTAGAGGGAGACGATGATAGCATGTGCGACTTTACTGACTCTGTTCTAACCGTGCGCTGAATTTCGTGGCATCGAGGAGGTATCCGCCTTGCACATTGGGCTCTTGTCGGGTGTGAGCCTCAAAGGCATGCTCGACTGTAATTTCGCGACCATTTTGTTGACCTAGCAAGACGCCAATGACGGGCCCTTCCTGTTGGCGAAGAGTATGCCGTGTGATGTAATCGGAGATGGTGAGGAGGACCAGTGGGTGAAGAACAGCCTGAAGCTCGGAACTCTTCTGGTTagagagaagagagttggCGGGGGTCGaggcagccatgatgagctgaGGCGAAGACACTGCGGAGCGTTTAATGTCAGGTGTGTCGCGGAAATTATGTGGTGAAGTTAGGAATGGGGTTGAGATTAGTGTGTTTGGTATTTGAATGAAGCTATCGTTAGCTTTGGTCAAGGCGGCGTTGGCGTGaaggatgatggagatgagttGCTGGTGGACGGATCATGGGAATAAAGATGCCCCGCATCCAtgctaaggtaccttaggctgctacctacctacctaggtgtGGTAGGTAACTAGGTAGGCCagctaggtactaaggtagagCTCCAGGGCTACCTGAGCTAAGCCTGAGAAAGGTATGTGGAATGGAGACTTGAATGTGGGGTCTGTCCCGTCAGTGATAACAGTATTAGGTCAGCATTCAATTTCCGTTCTGAATTCGACATTGGCGGCATGTAACCCTGAATTTTTGCCGTCGTTTATTTAGAGTGACATGGATGTCATGATCGTACAATGAATCAAATTGAGTATATGTGTGTACTTTATGCTTTGTGTGTAGGTATGAGCTGATATAATCCTATTATCAGTCTATTTATGGTATATCTATTGTCTATCCCTCGCTGACATTGACGTGACCTCGCTTGGTTGAGCAGATCCATGCCTATGCCCGTGCCTGTTGCTATGTATGTATTTCTAAGGTGCTTTGATCATCATCCAGGAGTCGAGATCCAACCCGCCAATCCATTTGATACACCAGCTGCTTTGCCTTGGTTGCAGGTTACTCGGCACAGCATTCACCAGCGGTAAAATAGGCTTTGCTACTGTGTCGGTTCTTTGTACGAGAACTCAACAAAAGTCGAATCTAATAAAACTTGTCACCAAGTACAACCTTTTGTTAACTCAAAAAGAAGCTTTCAAGCTTGACCATCTCCACCAATTTTCAAGCCGCTCAAGGCAAGATATGCAAAGCGAATGCAAATGCATCCATTCATCGAATGCAGGCATCTCATTTTGGCTCAGACGGGCGATTCCACCGGCAAGTCTGTTTccctcttattattattgtggcttcattttctttcttttctcataCACCCGAGTCTCACAATTTCCCACATTccgcctttcttcttcttcttcttcttcttcttcttcttcttcttcttcttcttctctctctgctTTCCCCGCCATTGATCTGGTTTTCAGGATCCATCATCCTTTATCCTCTCTATCTCCATCAAGATCGTCGTCCCattgtctcttttctcccccCTTCACCTATTTCAgcccctcctcttccttctcggttGTCTCTCTTTCTCACTGGCTGGACCATAACTGGATCTTTCCGGCAAATATCAAGCACTCATCTGATCTGAAATAGTCGCACATCGCATTTCTTATCTGCCTCGAATCTCatactcaatctcaatctctaaTTCTCCGATATTCATCGCCCAACCCAGACTTCGTCGCCGCCGTCAGGTTTAACCAACCTTTGAATTTAGTCTCCCGCCTCCGGCGTCCTCTCCATTATATCTCACCACTCTCATTTTCGGACACGCCCAAACCATGATCGCCGCCTGTGGTCAAAGTACGGACAAAGTGGTCCGCCTGTCGACGGCTTCACATCATTTGAACATCACAACGCCGGCTTTCTACCTGCAGCAACCCACGACACGCACAGTCATGCCGTCTCGTAGTGGGAAACGTCCTCATTGCGATAGCATCGACAGCGACTCGCCTGCGCCGAGCAAGAAGTACAAGCAAGCCAGCTCTTTCACTTCCGatacttcttcaacatcgacaaCGTCGACTGCTAGCTCTATCGACTTGGATTATCCTTCAATACAAACACCACTCAGCATTGACACTCTCATGCCGGCCTTCAAGAGCGTGCAGTACGACCGTCCCACCTACCGCTCAGTATCACCACAGCCACCATCACCCAGATCGCATTGAAGCTCACCTCATTAAGCTACGAAA encodes the following:
- a CDS encoding related to cop9 (constitutive photomorphogenic), subunit 6; translation: MAASTPANSLLSNQKSSELQAVLHPLVLLTISDYITRHTLRQQEGPVIGVLLGQQNGREITVEHAFEAHTRQEPNVQGGYLLDATKFSARLEQMITVHKDRHLDLVGWYTLLPSSGPTPTILPIHNQILEGWNESAILLGFHPEQALDHSVGGRLPLTIYESNYEVDDPKADNDGEDKKMDDGEPALKLKFRELPYSVETDETEMISMNYVAASGGNAAAAPQKEDKPSLSIESNGKGKRRLVESHDEDHNKATAQDDEVALTPEEDETIAALTAKANAIKMLQSRILLLTTYLERLPPSYINGNTTDSSSMDADYTTPSATVLRQIQALVSRLDLVIPSDRAAFEREMLHEANDVNLVTLLNGIVQSVGQARDVGKKFYVVENAKASHRRGAPPGPGQDFVIDPAAYNIRGAGDLLI
- a CDS encoding related to sorbitol dehydrogenase, giving the protein MAPVATGEIVPTHLPAGPSKPLSIGASVLHGPRDLRLETRTIEAPAAGELQIAIKATGICGSDVSYYKKFANGDLCACHPLSLGHESSGEVVAIGPQVSGFKLGDRVALEVGVACGNCGICRKGRYNLCKKLRFRSSAKTYPHYQGTLQERINHPAVWCHKLPDNVSFEAAALLEPLSVAIHAVNRARPEPGSTALVIGAGTVGLLTAAMARQSGCTSVTITDIDAGRVNYAISRGFATHGFVTPLSRLNSSNYSSGISTPETGIITPASTFSTASRFDGAKSLAADILASSNPAGAFMLEEDEDGVDVTFECTGKEICMHTSLYATKAGGKVIMVGMGTPIQTLPLSVAHLREIDILGVFRYSNTYPTGIRLLCSQAANPSGCSLPSLDDMVTHRFKGLDQAQRAFELATRTSDDEGKLVLKIVIEA